In the genome of Xiphias gladius isolate SHS-SW01 ecotype Sanya breed wild chromosome 1, ASM1685928v1, whole genome shotgun sequence, the window AAtcacaacagaaacacattaaaCTAATCATGGTAGGGAGCTGTAATAAAAGTGATGATAAATCATGCGACTGTCCAAAAATTCAGCCTTGCACTTATTTTTATCTTGATATCAGAGAATGCAAGAGGAGTAAGAAGCAATCACAATATAAAACTCTTTCCAGGGTTGTGTTCTATATGCACGTTTTGAAGTTTACATCAGATACAAAGCATATTGGCTATGCTGCAGGTTCTCAGTGGCAACAATATTAGGACTATTGTAACACTGTAGAATTATCACCATACTTAGAAGATCATATTTTCTGACTATTTCCTACAAACCCTTCAAGAACCTCTTCAACAGCTAGTGAACATTCCAGTTAAACCACAAACGAGTAACTGCACACTGTGCATAAAGAGTGGGCTGGTGGTGCAGGTAGGatgatgaaataaagaaatgctACAAAAAGGGGAATAAGGAAATGTGTaaataggagaaaaaataaaagaagtccCAGCCTATTGAACAAAACATGATGGTTAATTTATGCAATAGTTCCATCAAGTGGTTGCAGAGCAAATTGCAACCAGTGAGGACCGACCGAAATGGACGTGCGGTTTTCCCCTTCAGTATATTTCTGCTGGTATTTcttgtaaatatgtaaaaaggAACTATTTTGGTTCAAAAGTCCAAGAgcttctgctttttaaaatctccaaataTTCCACTTTACTTTATTACTCCCTCACCCTGAAAAACCGCCAGCAAGAGGATGTGCAAATATCATTGCATTTCAGTGAACAGTGGGCACTggtatatatataaactatatataaTTTTGAATATTAACAAACTACTGGTGAAACATTGCTTGTgttatatttttgaaaacatacaTGTTACATACATGTATTACAGTGTATGGCAAGTCAGTCCACTTGGTGTTTTAGGTAATTAATTTGCTGTCAGTATTTTGCTGCCATTTTATAGAAGGGACTTGGTAGCAGAACAAGTTTCGCTTTCAGCTGTggaatgaggaagaggaaagggtTTTGGCGTGTCGTTACCCTAAGAACAGATGGAGGAAAGAAACTCTGTGCCGTGGAGACTCTAATGTGAGTGATAATTTTAAATTGGTCTTATCGTGTGTTGGAGACCTTAACAGCTGAAGCATCTTGGTTTATTCTTGTGTGTTCTTACATGTTCTAAATGAGTGTGTAACACAATATCCCCAAAACTGTCAGTGTGTATGAATTAACGACCAAAAAAGCTATGGTGTTAGTAAGGATACTAATTCTACTGTTTTTGATGTAAAGGTACAACATAATTGAAAGTCGAGGGGGCTGGCGGTAGTATGATGACATTTGACAGGTTGTGACACTGGAAGCGGCAGATGTTCATGTTGGATGTCTCTGAATATGGAAGCGGGCAGTCTGAAAGCATGCTTGCCCAGGAGCTTGTACTGAAACAACGGACAGAGATACTGCATGCACTGTGTAGTAGCGGGTCAGCTGAACATCTGGAAAGGGTTCTGGATATACTGCTGGCTCAGGGGGAGCTCTTATGGGAGGACTACCAGAACATACATGTACCGGGTAGACCACTATATACCAATGCCAGACAGTTGCTAAACCTGGTTTATGCAAAGGGTGTGGATACTTGCGAACTCTTCCTTACAGCTCTCAAACAGGTCCTGCCAGAAGTGCAGGGAGCTGGACTTGCCTTTTCAGGATGCTGtttaaatcttgaaaaaaaagaggaatttcAGTACACATCAACGCAGACTCTTCTGGCTAATAGACCAAGTCTTGTCAGCAAGCTCCAAGGCTGCATTGACAGTGCTCTAGAGACTCTGGTTGTATCAGGACACTTCACATCAGGAGACTGCGATGAAGTGCGACTTCCTATACACACCCCCTCTCAGCAGGTACTGTAAATAGCCAAGGTTTTATAAACATCGTTAAACTGTGGCTTGACAACTTCCTGTTATTGTTCTTCAGTTGGTTTTGCATTCCTTATTATTGACAATTTAGGATGTTGTAATGGAACTAATACTGTTTCTGGTTTTATATTTATCTTGCTCAGTCTAaagtttttgcttaaaataaatttgatacTAACATGAAATGCATTTGAACCAGTGCTcattttaaagcaatagtttaatattttgggaaatgtgctttttgACCTTTTTGCCATGAGCTATACGATGATTaataccattctcatgtctgtgcagtaaatatgttagcttagcttagcacaaagaaaggaaacattgggaaacagctagcctggctctgaaCAGAGGTATGGTTAGTGGATTTTCGAAGTACTGGTGGGCAGACTTTGctaccttcagacagagccaagcttgcttgtttcttgtctttgtACTACACTAAGCTAGTTTAATACTCAAACTCAATCTTCTTAcctctctgcaagaaagcaagtaTTTGCACCCCCAAAAAttttaaactattcctttatttATGAATCCATTTTCATTCACATGTTAATCAGGCAAGGTGTCTGCTTGACCATGTCAACTCAAAAGGCGAGTCGGCGGCAAAGGTGGTACTGCATTACATTCAGCAAAAGCAGGAATCTGGATCCCAGCTGAACCAGGAGAAATTGAATTCTCCCAAAGGTATGTCATTATCATAGACATGCTGAAAAATATTACGATACGTAATTATATGGACAACAGTAGTAGGAGACCTTATTCGCAAGCTAAACTTATAGCAGATGCATGTCCTCATTTGAACTTGTGGTTGCTCTGgctaaaatatacaaaatgtacGCATTTCCTTTGAAAATACGGAAGTGGTGGCACtctaaaaaatggaaatgactCATTCAAATGACATGAACTGACCTGTTGCCAGCACGCTGATTTTATAtccaaatatacagtatgtatccttttgcaatgttatgtatttattgaaGTTTATCTCATGTGTGCACTTTCTGCAACAGAAttcttaaagtatcaaaagaaGCTGAGCAGTTCTGTGTCTGCCCAGTGCTGCTTTCTCAGTACTTATGGAGGAACCAACCACATGTCCTTGGATGACATCTACACTGAAGGCCAGCTGGAACTTGCTGACGAGAGTGCTGATCTCCATGGACCTTTGGGCCTGGAGGACATAGTTGGTACAGCAGGAACAGTGAATGAGGAGGCTGACACAGTGCTGGTATCTGGGGAGGCGGGCAGTGGGAAGAGCACCCTACTCCAGAGGCTGCACCTGCTTTGGGCTCGTGGGGCAGCCCTCCAGggctttctgtttctgttcccATTCAGCTGTCGCAGGCTGAACTCAGAGCACAAGGAGCTGTCTGTCCAAGAGTTGCTGTTTCAGCACTGCTGCTGGCCAGACAGGGACCAGGAAGAGATTTTCCAGTTCATCCTGGACCACCCACATCTCACCCTCTTCACTTTTGATGGCCTGGATGAGCTCAAGCAGAGCTTTTCAGATGAGCACAGGCTCTGCTGCCCCACCCAGCGTGCACCTGTTCCCATTCTAATGTTCAACTTAATCCAAGGCTCCCTAATGAAGGGGGTGTGGAAAGTGGTAACTAGTCGTCCAGAGGCAGTGGGGCCTTTGCTGAGGAAACACCTTCGCAAAGAGGTCCTTTTGAAAGGTTTTTCCCCCAGTGGGATTGACTGTTTTGTGAGGAAGCATCACAGTGACCCCATTGTGGCTGCTAAGGTTTTGGAGTCcttacagacaaacacagctttACATGGACTGTGTCACAGTCCAGTCCTCTGCTGGATTGTCTCACAGTGCCATAAGGAGCTGCTGGGCTGTGGAGAGGGCAGTTTACGAACAATCACAGATGTTTACGTGATGATCTTACAGCACTTTTTACAGCACCAAAGCCCCCTGAGGAGCACCATGGGGTTAGGTTGGCTTCAGAAGCACCTACAAACAGTCTTGCGTCTAGGACAGCTTGCTTTTGAGGGGATAGGAACCACCTGTTATATCTTCTCATTTACAGACCTGGAATCACGTGGTATAACCGAAAAGGATATCTGCATGGGTTTTCTCATCCGAAGCAATGATATGTCTTCCACCCAGAGTAAACACTATGAATTCCTTCATGTGactatgcagtgtttttttgctgctttgtatATTGTTATGTCAAGTAACACTGACCGTTCCACCATCCTTAAACTGTTTGAGGCGCAGGACACGAGAGAGACAGGTCTGAGGAGCAAATGCTTTAGGGCCTGTTTGCCCTCCATTGACAAACAAGACCAGATTCTAGGGGGGGAAACTACAGCAGCTGAAACACCAAATCTGCAAATCACAGCCACCTTTGTGTCTGGACTACTGTCCCAGCGCCATCGAAACATGTGGCTCCACTGCTGCCCCAGTGCTATGATGGAAAAGAAGGTCAAACAAGTTTCGAGATGCCTCTCCAAAGGCATGCAGAAACACTTCAAGTCTATCCCTCAACCTGTagcaggagagaagaagagcatGCATGCAATGCCAGGCTTTGTCTGGCTTATCAAATGCATCTATGAGATGCAGGAGAGCAGGATTGCTAAAGATGCTATCGGTAAGCTAGAAGTGGACCACCTGAAACTGACCTATTGTAACATTGGTCCTGTAGAGTGCACTGCACTGGCCTATGTGCTCCAGCATTTAAGGAATCCTGTAGGCCTCCAGCTGGACAACAACTCCGTAGGTGATGTTGGAGTTGAGCAGCTTCTTCCCTGCATGCCCATTTGTAATTCCCTTTAGTGAGtatgaaaagttaaaattatTCCACtgcttattttcctttgttaaaCCTTTGGccatcttttcatctttgtgaACAAACGCTCCCCAAGAGCATTTACTAAGGGCATTAAGGCAGAAATATAAATACTCTGCTTCAGTGTccaatattttttcctttatcagCCTCAGAAATAACAACATTACAGATGAGGGCATCCGCAAACTGATTGCTAAAGGTATCCAGTGTGACAACTTCCGGAAAATTGcgtatgtaatttaaaaatgattaataagaCACCATACCGTTACAAATGACATTTGATCCATCACCTTGCATAATCATTTATTTCCTCCTAGGCTCTTCAACAACAAGTTAACTGATGCTTGTACACAGCACTTTTCCAATCTATTGAAGACCAAGCAGGACTTCCTATCGCTAAGGTCGGCACATATAGCATTTTCAGCAGTCATCAGATACAGGTCTACACTAATAACTAATTCTGTCCAGTGTGAATGGAATAGCAAATGAACTTCTCTATTTGCTTTCAGGTTGGGCAACAATAACATAACAGCAGAAGGTGCAAAGCAGTTGGCAGAGGGACTGAAATTCAATCattcactgcagtttttagGGTAAACCTATTTCTGCAAACACCCATGCATCTTATTGGTGGTGCATTTCCATTTATTAATCTTTCTTTGTATTCCCAGGCTTTGGGGAAATAAGATAGGTGATGCGGGAGCAGAAGCCCTGGCCAGTGCACTAGAGAACAGCAAATCTCTGTTGTGGCTCAGGTAATATTTGCTTTGAATATTGGCACGTTAGGTAGACTTGAGACAGTGTGGAAAATGTATTACACGAAAAAAGTATTGAAAGTATTAAAATGTGCCCCATTTATGTGTGAGGTTGCATAATGGCCACAAATGTATATACACTGTGTATAGcaattgtacagtatgttgctgtAAGTTGCCAGATATACATCTctgcacatttttcttattgGCAACACATcttcctgcagctgcagagTACTTTACTCTACTATATAACTCTCATTTATCTACCGGCAGCCTCGTAGGTAATGGTGTAGGGAGTGCAGGAGCATGCGCCCTAGCCAAAATGATCGAGAACAGCAAGTCACTGGAAGAGCTTTGGTAAGTGTGAGAAGGCAACTTGCAATTGTAGTGACAAAGTACataacatttattattaacCGTATGACTGATCTCACATGTGATCGCTCAGTGTACAGTAAAATTGCTTAAATTGCTCCACCCTCTCATTTCCCGTAAAAGGTTGACAGACAACTGCATAACCAGAACAGGAGTGGAATGTCTGATTCGAGCCGTAGAACGCAATACCCATGTGAAATCAATATGGTACGTGATGTACACGGAGCCATACACTCACAAATGCAAAGTTTGCCACTGTTTCTTATGTGGTTAGTGCATTAGCATCCTGCACCTGGGGCAATGCATGGCCGTGCTGCTAGTTTCAGTGCCAAGAAAAACCTGTTCAGTGCCAAAAAAACTAGAATAGTATTTTGTCTTCAAGCTTCCTTTCCATTTCCAAACTGGCTGCACATTGCCATTgattgatttagttttttccttttactctgCAGGTTGAGAAACAATGAACTCAGTTTGGAGGAAGTAGAGGAGATGACACAACGTGAATCAAGACTGATCTTCTGATTTTGTATTACGTTGACTGAGGACTGTTTAATGCTTCAAGAACTGTTTCTatttattgcagaaaaaattgtatattaaaatttgaaatgtaaaatatgtttgttaaaGTGTATCTCCATTTCTGAGATCTAAATGCCACTTTTCAGGGTTATCTGAATACACAAAGATTTTCACCTTTGTCTTGGTTTCTTTTGTAGGTGTAGGAGGTGATGAGAACACATACCACATACTGTCACCGCTaccgctactactactactactattactactactactactgttaacTACTGCTAATAGtactagtaataataataatcctaacaacaacaatgataatgacaatactaacaataataataataattgttacttaaaaacagtttgatgtacttgtactttccaattttctgctactttatacttctactccgctacattttagagggaaatactgtatgttttattgtgATGCATTTATTTGATGGCACATAgtttcagattaaaattttcATCCACAGCATATGATTATTTTAGAAAGTATGACACATTGTTATATATTAAACCTTCCAGCAGTATATACAGCAGTGGGAAGTAGCTCTACctcaaccagctgcaacatGGAAATGCTTCTTACATATGATATTTATTTACTGATATTATATAACACTGAAATTAGCCTATCCTGCATattgagcacttttacttttgattctaAATAAATGCTgctaataataaatgaaataataataataatcatcaccatcatcatctaCATCGAGTTTTACTTAAGCAACATTTTGAGTGTTTACCTGTTATTGAGTATATTTAAAATTCGGTGTTGCgtcttttatttaagtaaatattCTGCATTAAATACCTCAGAGACCCAGAGACGGCATCGTCTGCCCTGGGCGATACACTTCAACCCAACTACGTGTTCTGCCATTCATGGGAAAACCCCACAGAGTGGGACATTTGTATAGACACAATGAACAGCCAATCAGCGTTTGGGCACGGAGCGCATGACCAATGCCTGTCAGCGAGTGCCATAACGTCATGCATTAAGTTTCGTGGGGTCGTCTCCTGTAAATAATATATCACATAGCCGTAGCTATACACTGTATTATTTCACTTATTTCCCATGGAGAACAGATTTATCTAAATGCTGTTAGCATACTGTAGAGGGTGGCAGTCCACTGCCAGCCTGCTTGCTGTTGACCAGCTCGCCTGGCTAACTTTAGCGTGAACCGCTTTGGTGGTTAGGACGCTAGCATTAGCTAGCCATTTAGCTAATCAGAGGTTACCTGGGATTACGGGAGGAATCCAGCTTGTTTTCAGAGGCCTGTATCTAATTGGGGTGGTCA includes:
- the nod2 gene encoding nucleotide-binding oligomerization domain-containing protein 2, giving the protein MFMLDVSEYGSGQSESMLAQELVLKQRTEILHALCSSGSAEHLERVLDILLAQGELLWEDYQNIHVPGRPLYTNARQLLNLVYAKGVDTCELFLTALKQVLPEVQGAGLAFSGCCLNLEKKEEFQYTSTQTLLANRPSLVSKLQGCIDSALETLVVSGHFTSGDCDEVRLPIHTPSQQARCLLDHVNSKGESAAKVVLHYIQQKQESGSQLNQEKLNSPKEFLKYQKKLSSSVSAQCCFLSTYGGTNHMSLDDIYTEGQLELADESADLHGPLGLEDIVGTAGTVNEEADTVLVSGEAGSGKSTLLQRLHLLWARGAALQGFLFLFPFSCRRLNSEHKELSVQELLFQHCCWPDRDQEEIFQFILDHPHLTLFTFDGLDELKQSFSDEHRLCCPTQRAPVPILMFNLIQGSLMKGVWKVVTSRPEAVGPLLRKHLRKEVLLKGFSPSGIDCFVRKHHSDPIVAAKVLESLQTNTALHGLCHSPVLCWIVSQCHKELLGCGEGSLRTITDVYVMILQHFLQHQSPLRSTMGLGWLQKHLQTVLRLGQLAFEGIGTTCYIFSFTDLESRGITEKDICMGFLIRSNDMSSTQSKHYEFLHVTMQCFFAALYIVMSSNTDRSTILKLFEAQDTRETGLRSKCFRACLPSIDKQDQILGGETTAAETPNLQITATFVSGLLSQRHRNMWLHCCPSAMMEKKVKQVSRCLSKGMQKHFKSIPQPVAGEKKSMHAMPGFVWLIKCIYEMQESRIAKDAIGKLEVDHLKLTYCNIGPVECTALAYVLQHLRNPVGLQLDNNSVGDVGVEQLLPCMPICNSLYLRNNNITDEGIRKLIAKGIQCDNFRKIALFNNKLTDACTQHFSNLLKTKQDFLSLRLGNNNITAEGAKQLAEGLKFNHSLQFLGLWGNKIGDAGAEALASALENSKSLLWLSLVGNGVGSAGACALAKMIENSKSLEELWLTDNCITRTGVECLIRAVERNTHVKSIWLRNNELSLEEVEEMTQRESRLIF